In a single window of the Pseudomonadota bacterium genome:
- the grxD gene encoding Grx4 family monothiol glutaredoxin encodes MPLDDMTRQRITSEVTNNPVVLFMKGSPVFPMCGFSAASVQMLSHLGVRFKGINVLEDPAVREGIKEYSDWPTIPQLYVKGEFVGGSDIMREMFESGELMELMNSRGIEVDPAA; translated from the coding sequence ATGCCTCTCGATGACATGACCCGGCAACGGATCACCAGCGAAGTCACCAACAATCCCGTCGTGCTCTTCATGAAGGGATCGCCCGTCTTCCCGATGTGCGGCTTTTCAGCCGCCTCGGTCCAGATGCTGAGCCACCTGGGTGTGCGCTTTAAGGGCATCAACGTGCTCGAAGACCCGGCGGTGCGCGAAGGCATCAAGGAGTACAGCGACTGGCCGACCATCCCGCAGCTTTATGTGAAGGGCGAGTTCGTCGGCGGCAGCGACATCATGCGCGAGATGTTCGAGTCCGGTGAGCTGATGGAGCTGATGAACAGCCGCGGCATCGAAGTCGACCCCGCTGCCTAG
- a CDS encoding BolA family transcriptional regulator: MAMSAAEIEQMIQEAFPDASIEIDDLRGDGDHYAAKIVSGAFVGKTRVQQHQLVYKALKGKMGNELHALALQTAAPADG; the protein is encoded by the coding sequence ATGGCCATGAGCGCCGCCGAAATCGAGCAGATGATCCAGGAGGCATTTCCTGATGCCTCGATTGAGATCGATGATCTGCGCGGCGACGGCGATCATTATGCGGCCAAGATCGTATCTGGCGCTTTTGTCGGTAAGACGCGCGTCCAGCAACACCAATTGGTTTACAAGGCGCTGAAGGGAAAGATGGGCAACGAGTTACACGCGCTCGCCCTTCAGACCGCGGCGCCGGCTGACGGCTGA
- a CDS encoding DOPA 4,5-dioxygenase family protein: protein MEAIDAGVIHGYHAHVNFDPDKRDVAIAMREEMGKRFDVVLGRVWDQPVGPHLKPMFQVAFEPGEFDKVVPWLMVNHNGLSIFIHPETGNELEDHRDNALWINENLGLNLDALN from the coding sequence ATGGAAGCCATCGATGCCGGCGTGATCCACGGCTATCACGCCCACGTCAACTTCGATCCCGACAAGCGCGACGTCGCGATCGCGATGCGCGAGGAAATGGGAAAACGTTTCGACGTGGTTCTCGGCCGTGTGTGGGATCAGCCCGTCGGACCGCATCTGAAGCCGATGTTCCAGGTCGCCTTCGAGCCCGGCGAGTTCGACAAGGTCGTGCCGTGGCTGATGGTGAATCACAACGGCCTTTCCATTTTCATCCATCCGGAAACCGGCAACGAGCTTGAAGACCACCGCGACAATGCGCTGTGGATCAACGAGAACCTGGGCCTCAATCTCGACGCGCTGAACTAG